Proteins encoded together in one Lathyrus oleraceus cultivar Zhongwan6 chromosome 5, CAAS_Psat_ZW6_1.0, whole genome shotgun sequence window:
- the LOC127080625 gene encoding uncharacterized protein LOC127080625: protein MANGGFPFQMSMLTKNNYDNWSIKMKALLGAQDVWDIVEKGFNEQDEASLSQGVKETLRESRKRDKKAFFLIYQSVDEDTFEKISNATKAKEAWDKLQTCNKGVEQVKKIRLQTLRGDFECLFMEESESIFDYFSRVLAVVNQLKRNGEDVDEVKVMEKILRTLNPSFDFIVTNIEENKDLKTMTIEQLMGSLQAYEEKQKRKIKQKEAMEQLLQLNIKEANYANYKSQRG from the coding sequence ATGGCAAATGGAGGTTTCCCTTTTCAAATGTCGATGCTCACAAAGAACAACTATGACAATTGGAGTATCAAGATGAAGGCGCTATTAGGAGCTCAAGATGTGTGGGATATCGTTGAGAAAGGCTTCAATGAGCAAGATGAAGCCTCACTAAGCCAAGGTGTAAAGGAGACATTGAGGGAGTCAAGAAAGAGAGACAAGAAAGCTTTCTTCCTCATTTATCAATCGGTGGATGAAGATACATTTGAGAAGATCTCCAATGCAACGAAGGCCAAAGAAGCATGGGACAAACTTCAAACTTGCAACAAAGGAGTGGAACAGGTGAAAAAGATTCGTCTTCAAACTCTTAGAGGTGATTTTGAATGTTTATTTATGGAAGAGTCCGAGTCAATTTTTGATTATTTTTCTCGAGTATTGGCCGTAGTCAATCAACTTAAAAGAAATGGTGAAGATGTTGATGAGGTAAAAGTCATGGAGAAAATACTTCGCACTTTAAATCCAAGTTTTGACTTCATTGTTACCAACATTGAAGAAAACAAGGATTTAAAGACCATGACTATTGAGCAACTCATGGGTTCCTTACAAGCATAcgaagaaaaacaaaagagaaaaattaaaCAAAAGGAGGCTATGGAGCAACTACTACAACTCAACATAAAGGAAGCAAATTATGCGAATTACAAGAGCCAAAGAGGATGA